The following proteins are encoded in a genomic region of Methylobacterium tardum:
- a CDS encoding LLM class flavin-dependent oxidoreductase has translation MKTIGFLSFGHWSPTGHSETRTAGDTLLQSIDLAVAAEELGADGAYFRVHHFARQLASPFPLLAAVGARTKRIEIGTGVIDMRYQNPLAMVEDAGAADLIAGGRLQLGISRGSPEQVIDGWRHFGFAPREGESDADMGRRHAEVFLDLLKGTGFAEPNPRPMFPNPPGLLRLEPHSEGLRERIWWGSASDATAIWAARQGMNLQSSTLKADETGEPFHVQQAKQIRRYRQAWAEAGHPRTPRVSVSRSIFALVNDRDRAYFGRGSSSDQVGIIDNMRAVFGRSYAAEPDRLVEELRADEAIAEADTLLLTVPNQLGVAYNAHVIETILTHVAPPLGWR, from the coding sequence ATGAAGACGATCGGGTTTCTGTCGTTCGGTCACTGGTCGCCGACGGGGCATTCAGAGACGCGCACGGCGGGCGACACCCTGCTGCAATCGATCGACCTCGCGGTCGCGGCGGAAGAGCTCGGCGCGGACGGAGCCTATTTCCGGGTTCATCATTTCGCGCGCCAGCTCGCCTCGCCGTTCCCGTTGCTCGCCGCGGTGGGCGCCCGGACCAAGCGCATCGAGATCGGCACCGGCGTCATCGACATGCGCTACCAGAACCCCCTCGCCATGGTCGAGGATGCCGGCGCGGCAGACCTGATCGCGGGCGGCCGCCTCCAGCTCGGCATCAGCCGGGGCTCGCCCGAGCAGGTCATCGACGGCTGGCGGCATTTCGGCTTCGCGCCGCGTGAGGGCGAGAGCGATGCCGACATGGGGCGCCGGCACGCGGAGGTCTTCCTCGATCTGCTGAAGGGGACGGGCTTCGCCGAGCCCAACCCGCGGCCGATGTTTCCGAACCCGCCCGGTCTCCTGCGCCTGGAGCCGCATTCCGAGGGCTTACGCGAGCGGATCTGGTGGGGCTCCGCGTCCGACGCCACCGCGATCTGGGCGGCGCGGCAGGGCATGAACCTGCAGAGCTCGACCCTCAAGGCGGATGAGACCGGCGAGCCGTTCCACGTCCAGCAGGCGAAGCAGATCCGCCGTTACCGCCAGGCCTGGGCGGAGGCGGGGCATCCCCGGACGCCGCGGGTCTCCGTCTCCCGGTCGATCTTCGCGCTCGTGAACGACCGCGACCGCGCCTATTTCGGCCGCGGCTCGAGCAGCGACCAGGTCGGCATCATCGACAACATGCGCGCCGTCTTCGGCCGGTCCTACGCGGCGGAGCCCGACCGGCTGGTCGAGGAACTCCGGGCCGACGAGGCGATCGCCGAGGCCGACACCCTC
- a CDS encoding group III truncated hemoglobin → MPDATLDEASLSRFLDAFYARVRGDTLIGPVFAAAIPDPDWPQHMATIQAFWSSVLFKTGRYKGNPFGKHVALGQLQPPHFARWLGLFEETARAHFPHDAAAILIERAHRIGDSLKAGLFFRPGPSGAISGDPVPDAVGG, encoded by the coding sequence ATGCCCGATGCCACGCTCGACGAAGCCAGCCTGTCCCGCTTTCTCGACGCCTTCTATGCCCGCGTGCGCGGCGATACGTTGATCGGCCCGGTCTTCGCAGCCGCGATCCCCGACCCGGACTGGCCGCAGCATATGGCGACGATCCAGGCCTTCTGGTCCTCGGTGCTGTTCAAGACCGGCCGCTACAAGGGCAACCCGTTCGGCAAGCATGTCGCCTTGGGGCAGCTTCAGCCGCCGCACTTCGCCCGCTGGCTCGGCCTGTTCGAGGAGACCGCCCGCGCGCACTTCCCGCATGACGCGGCGGCCATCCTGATCGAGCGCGCGCACCGCATCGGCGACAGCCTGAAGGCGGGCTTGTTCTTCCGACCGGGTCCGTCAGGGGCGATCTCAGGTGATCCCGTCCCGGATGCGGTCGGCGGATGA
- a CDS encoding mechanosensitive ion channel domain-containing protein gives MTTPAETVSHPSRVWVAVHARKPVVVISRWIAGLALIAVLWAFPTAPRAQTPPPGFGGLALSRDLDEHLRTIHDRANHLAVAAAGIPAATAAALSDIAADETASPAGLAARLLLLWLGGWLAERLFWRWSASWMQRIVDSPLDTARQRLLAQVQRLLFAQALVLSFAAGACLAYLVAAPSGAAGVMALDALLAIVAVRSTRALGRFLLAPGGARLRLVALPTQAAWRAQHGVTTLALTAATGLLWAAGLRSGGADPAIADAVTSLTLLLVALMVPAVVGLVALSLRGPDRRSPRPAALILGLVPIAAWLLAQAGLPSAAWATLVLGVAPALSLALGDAARTVAFGPNRAGELTREERIVARAARNVALIAALLLLAERLPGADGGLGPAMTAQIVSALLILLGTDLAWQVVRSLIDRGLAHVGGDPRADRLATILPAMRTVVLVALSVTAALSIASAFGLQIGPLLAGAGVVGLTIGFGAQALVRDVIAGFFLLLDDAFRVGETIESGNLQGQVEAFSLRSVRLRDDNGHMHTVAFGELKAVTNFSRDWAGLEVPVYVPHGVPYAAAAGVIEAAIAELESDAALSALMVTPPKFVGPTALSETCVRLAVQVRTLPGSQARLRSELLRRILSGMAEAHVPLSTG, from the coding sequence GTGACGACCCCGGCGGAGACGGTGTCGCATCCCTCTCGTGTGTGGGTCGCGGTTCATGCGCGCAAGCCGGTCGTGGTGATCTCCCGCTGGATCGCGGGCCTCGCGCTCATCGCTGTCCTGTGGGCATTCCCGACCGCACCACGCGCACAGACGCCCCCGCCCGGCTTCGGCGGCCTCGCGCTCAGCCGCGACCTGGACGAGCACCTCCGCACCATCCACGACCGGGCGAACCATCTGGCGGTGGCGGCCGCCGGCATACCGGCGGCGACCGCCGCGGCGCTCTCGGACATCGCCGCGGACGAGACGGCCTCGCCGGCCGGTCTGGCCGCCCGCCTGCTGCTGCTCTGGCTCGGGGGCTGGCTCGCCGAGCGGCTGTTCTGGCGCTGGTCGGCATCGTGGATGCAGCGGATCGTCGACAGCCCCCTGGACACGGCGCGCCAGAGGCTGCTGGCGCAGGTCCAGCGCCTCCTGTTCGCCCAGGCCCTCGTCCTGAGCTTCGCGGCGGGCGCGTGCCTCGCCTACCTCGTCGCCGCCCCGTCGGGCGCGGCCGGCGTCATGGCCCTCGACGCGCTCCTGGCCATCGTGGCCGTGCGCAGCACCCGCGCGCTCGGCCGCTTCCTGCTGGCGCCCGGCGGCGCGCGACTGCGTCTGGTCGCCCTGCCGACGCAGGCGGCGTGGCGTGCGCAGCACGGGGTCACGACACTGGCCCTCACGGCGGCGACCGGGCTGCTGTGGGCGGCCGGGCTGCGCTCGGGCGGCGCTGATCCGGCGATCGCGGACGCGGTCACCAGCCTGACGCTGCTGCTCGTGGCGCTGATGGTCCCCGCCGTCGTCGGACTGGTTGCCCTGTCGCTGCGCGGGCCCGACAGGCGGTCGCCGCGCCCGGCCGCGCTGATCCTGGGGCTCGTTCCGATCGCCGCATGGCTGCTGGCCCAGGCCGGCCTGCCCAGCGCCGCCTGGGCCACGCTGGTCCTCGGCGTCGCGCCGGCCCTGTCGCTGGCCCTGGGCGACGCGGCCCGCACGGTCGCGTTCGGGCCGAACCGCGCCGGCGAATTGACGCGCGAGGAGCGCATCGTCGCGCGTGCCGCCCGCAACGTCGCCCTGATCGCGGCCCTGCTGCTCCTCGCGGAGCGGCTGCCGGGCGCGGACGGGGGGCTGGGCCCGGCGATGACCGCGCAGATCGTGTCGGCCCTGCTGATCCTGCTCGGGACCGACCTGGCCTGGCAGGTCGTCCGGAGCCTCATCGACCGCGGTCTCGCCCACGTGGGCGGGGACCCGCGGGCGGACCGCCTCGCCACGATCCTGCCCGCCATGCGCACGGTCGTGCTCGTCGCGCTCTCGGTCACGGCCGCCCTGAGCATCGCCTCCGCCTTCGGCCTGCAGATCGGCCCCCTGCTGGCGGGCGCGGGCGTGGTCGGCCTGACGATCGGCTTCGGGGCGCAGGCGCTGGTCCGCGACGTCATCGCGGGCTTCTTCCTGCTGCTCGACGACGCCTTCCGGGTCGGCGAGACGATCGAGAGCGGCAACCTGCAGGGCCAGGTCGAGGCGTTCTCGCTGCGCTCCGTCCGGCTGCGCGACGACAACGGCCACATGCACACGGTCGCGTTCGGCGAGCTGAAGGCGGTGACGAACTTCTCGCGGGACTGGGCCGGACTGGAGGTGCCGGTCTACGTGCCGCACGGCGTGCCCTACGCGGCCGCGGCGGGGGTGATCGAGGCCGCCATCGCCGAGCTGGAGAGCGACGCGGCGCTGAGCGCCTTGATGGTGACGCCGCCCAAATTCGTGGGGCCCACGGCCCTGTCGGAGACCTGCGTCCGGCTCGCCGTGCAGGTTCGGACCCTACCGGGCAGCCAGGCGCGGCTCAGGTCGGAGCTGCTGCGCCGCATCCTGTCCGGCATGGCGGAAGCCCATGTTCCGCTCAGCACCGGCTAG
- a CDS encoding DMT family transporter — MLLLYGLTILAGIANAIQPGQNATLSKSLGLPVTAGLITRLVSSAALLIGGLAIGKLEMPSGQQLAAVPWWAWLGGFFSVLLILAQLYASPAIGAASFLGIIVTVGVAVSLVLDNYGWVGFPVHPASLWRVLGALLMIAGVAMVALF, encoded by the coding sequence ATGCTGCTCCTCTACGGTCTCACCATCCTCGCGGGCATCGCGAACGCGATCCAGCCTGGCCAGAACGCGACGCTGTCGAAGTCGCTCGGGCTCCCCGTCACGGCGGGGCTGATCACGCGCCTCGTCAGCTCAGCGGCTCTGCTGATCGGTGGCCTCGCCATCGGAAAGCTTGAGATGCCGAGCGGACAGCAACTGGCTGCGGTGCCCTGGTGGGCCTGGCTCGGAGGGTTCTTCAGCGTCCTGTTGATCCTGGCTCAGCTCTACGCCTCGCCCGCGATCGGCGCCGCGTCGTTCCTCGGCATCATCGTGACGGTGGGCGTCGCCGTCTCGCTCGTGCTGGACAATTACGGGTGGGTCGGCTTTCCGGTGCATCCGGCCAGTCTGTGGCGGGTCCTCGGCGCCCTGCTGATGATCGCCGGCGTGGCCATGGTCGCCCTGTTCTGA
- a CDS encoding methyl-accepting chemotaxis protein yields MPLNSLSIRSKLIAAFAVLLLLLSGLSLVGLRSASTLNGLLLDVETNWLPSVRAASQIDSLTGRYTTSLLRHILTEEPQMLASVDKDLADRGQKIDAATKSYEKLISSPEERALYETFARDWRALATAVEPILALSRKGEKAQALSLYEAKVVAPRRSASVALDKIIKLNQDGAEQAARESQDTYAQTRAMLIGVGLLAVALSIALAAMIILSIARGINSVVQPMQALADGDLAVTIPHQGQKTEIGTIANAVQVFKNGLIRMKALEDETAVARLAAEEQRKAGMRQMADGFEAAVGGIIGMVSSSATELQATAQTMTATATETASQSTTVAAAAEEAASNVNTVAAAAEELGSSVQEIGRQVAGSAELAQRAVHEADQTGTLVQELSAAVSRIGDVVGLISNIAGQTNLLALNATIEAARAGAAGKGFAVVASEVKALAEQTAKATNEISGQIAQIQASTGQAVTSIGGITGRIREISGVATSIAAAVEQQGAATQEIVRNVAQAAMGTGEVTSNISGVAGAAEETGAAASQVLGAASELSRQSEHLGAEVARFLATVRAA; encoded by the coding sequence GTGCCGCTCAACTCCTTGTCCATCCGCAGCAAGCTGATTGCTGCCTTCGCCGTTCTGCTCCTGCTGCTCAGTGGCCTGAGCCTCGTCGGGCTTCGAAGCGCCTCAACGCTCAACGGGCTGCTTCTCGATGTCGAGACGAACTGGCTGCCGAGCGTGCGCGCCGCAAGTCAGATCGATTCCCTGACAGGGCGGTATACCACCAGTCTGCTCCGTCATATCCTGACGGAAGAACCGCAGATGCTGGCCAGCGTCGACAAGGATCTCGCCGATCGGGGTCAGAAGATCGATGCAGCAACGAAGAGCTACGAGAAGCTGATCAGTTCCCCTGAGGAGCGCGCGCTCTACGAAACGTTCGCCCGGGATTGGCGCGCGCTCGCAACCGCCGTCGAGCCGATCCTCGCGCTGTCCCGCAAGGGCGAGAAGGCGCAGGCTCTCAGCCTCTACGAAGCCAAGGTGGTCGCGCCGCGTCGGAGCGCGTCGGTGGCGCTCGATAAGATCATCAAGCTCAACCAGGATGGTGCCGAGCAGGCTGCCAGGGAGAGCCAGGACACATACGCTCAGACGCGCGCCATGCTCATCGGCGTCGGGCTTTTAGCCGTGGCTCTGTCGATCGCGTTGGCGGCCATGATCATCCTGAGCATCGCGCGCGGCATCAACTCGGTGGTGCAACCGATGCAGGCGCTCGCCGATGGCGACCTGGCCGTCACCATTCCGCATCAGGGCCAGAAGACGGAGATCGGAACGATCGCGAATGCGGTGCAGGTGTTCAAGAATGGCCTGATCCGCATGAAGGCGCTGGAAGACGAGACCGCAGTGGCGCGGCTCGCCGCCGAGGAGCAGCGCAAGGCCGGCATGCGCCAGATGGCCGACGGCTTCGAGGCTGCCGTCGGCGGCATCATCGGCATGGTGTCGTCGTCGGCGACCGAATTGCAGGCCACCGCGCAGACCATGACGGCCACGGCAACCGAGACCGCCAGCCAGTCGACCACCGTGGCCGCGGCCGCCGAGGAGGCCGCCTCCAACGTCAACACCGTCGCGGCGGCGGCGGAGGAGCTGGGCTCGTCGGTCCAGGAGATCGGCCGTCAGGTCGCGGGCTCGGCCGAGCTGGCGCAGCGGGCGGTGCACGAGGCCGACCAGACCGGCACCCTGGTGCAGGAGCTGAGTGCCGCCGTCTCGCGGATCGGCGATGTGGTCGGGTTGATCTCGAACATCGCCGGGCAGACCAATCTGCTGGCCCTCAACGCGACCATCGAGGCGGCGCGCGCGGGTGCGGCGGGCAAGGGCTTTGCGGTCGTCGCCTCCGAGGTGAAGGCGCTGGCCGAGCAGACCGCCAAGGCGACGAACGAGATCTCCGGCCAGATCGCGCAGATCCAGGCCTCGACGGGGCAGGCGGTGACGTCGATCGGCGGCATCACCGGGCGGATCCGCGAGATCAGCGGCGTGGCGACCTCGATCGCGGCGGCGGTCGAGCAGCAGGGTGCGGCCACCCAGGAGATCGTGCGCAATGTTGCGCAAGCCGCCATGGGCACCGGCGAGGTGACGAGCAACATCTCCGGTGTGGCGGGAGCGGCCGAGGAGACCGGGGCGGCGGCCAGCCAGGTTCTGGGGGCAGCCTCCGAGCTGTCGCGTCAGTCCGAGCACCTCGGCGCGGAGGTCGCGCGCTTCCTCGCCACCGTGCGCGCCGCCTGA
- a CDS encoding winged helix-turn-helix domain-containing protein: MIYRFSSFTLDTARRELRDRDTLVALEPQVFDVLAHLVAARDRVVSRDDLLEAVWHGRIVSEATISSRLNAARAAIGDTGLDQRLIRTLPRKGVRFVGAVEAGDDPLTKPGAETGAGTGPSWRAGPRLPAVAVLPFTNMSGDPEQDYFADGICEEIITALSRMSGLFVIARNSSFTYKGRAIDVRRVGAELGVGYVLEGSVRRSRDRLRIAGQLVDAVSGAHLWSDRFDGDLHDVFALQERVAESVAAAIEPTLQQAEIKRLGRTAPSRLDAYERLLRANAHLSEFTGPGMAAALACLGEALEAEPDYAPAMAATAYCRAQCHFQGWAEQDDRARSAAVALAWRAVERAPGDAQVLWMAAFAIWNMAGTGRERARDLFRRSLLLNPNSAMALTLAGWIETMCGNGAEGRAMVARAQRLNPRDPRGWLMSGVMAVAALIDGDDTTAIDWAERALAQNRRFAVALRVLAVANVRLGRLDRAREAVADMLAIEPHLTISGFLARIPFPLERMAQRYAEALAIAGLPA, translated from the coding sequence GTGATCTACCGGTTCTCGTCCTTCACCCTCGACACCGCCCGGCGCGAGCTCAGGGACAGGGACACCCTCGTCGCGCTGGAGCCGCAGGTCTTCGATGTCCTCGCGCACCTCGTCGCCGCCCGCGATCGCGTGGTCAGCCGCGACGATCTCCTGGAGGCCGTCTGGCACGGCCGCATCGTGTCGGAGGCGACGATCAGCAGCCGGCTGAACGCCGCGCGCGCCGCGATCGGCGACACCGGGCTCGACCAGCGCCTGATCCGCACGCTCCCGCGCAAGGGCGTCCGCTTCGTTGGCGCCGTGGAGGCGGGGGACGACCCCCTGACGAAGCCAGGAGCGGAGACCGGGGCCGGCACCGGGCCGTCCTGGCGCGCGGGACCCCGATTGCCGGCCGTGGCGGTCCTGCCCTTCACCAACATGAGCGGCGACCCGGAGCAGGACTACTTCGCGGACGGGATCTGCGAGGAGATCATCACGGCGCTCTCGCGCATGAGCGGCCTGTTCGTCATCGCCCGCAATTCCTCGTTCACCTACAAGGGCCGGGCGATCGACGTGCGCCGGGTCGGCGCGGAACTCGGCGTCGGCTACGTGCTCGAGGGCAGCGTGCGCCGCAGCCGCGACCGGCTGCGGATCGCGGGGCAGCTCGTCGATGCGGTCTCGGGCGCCCATCTCTGGTCGGACCGGTTCGACGGTGACCTGCACGACGTGTTCGCGCTGCAGGAGCGGGTTGCCGAGAGCGTCGCGGCCGCGATCGAGCCGACCCTGCAGCAGGCCGAGATCAAGCGTCTCGGGCGCACGGCGCCGTCCCGGCTCGACGCCTACGAGCGTCTGCTGCGGGCCAACGCGCACCTGTCCGAGTTCACCGGTCCTGGCATGGCCGCAGCCCTGGCCTGCTTGGGCGAGGCTCTGGAGGCCGAACCGGATTACGCCCCCGCGATGGCGGCGACCGCCTATTGCCGCGCGCAGTGTCACTTCCAGGGCTGGGCCGAGCAGGACGACCGCGCCCGCAGCGCGGCCGTCGCCCTGGCTTGGCGGGCGGTCGAGCGCGCGCCCGGCGACGCGCAGGTGCTGTGGATGGCCGCCTTCGCGATCTGGAACATGGCCGGGACCGGGCGTGAACGCGCGCGCGACCTCTTCCGGCGCTCGCTGCTCCTCAACCCGAACTCCGCGATGGCGCTGACGCTCGCGGGCTGGATCGAGACGATGTGCGGCAACGGCGCCGAAGGCCGCGCCATGGTGGCCCGCGCGCAGCGGCTCAACCCGCGCGATCCGCGCGGCTGGCTGATGTCCGGCGTGATGGCGGTGGCCGCGTTGATCGACGGGGACGACACCACCGCGATCGACTGGGCCGAGCGCGCCCTGGCGCAGAACCGCCGCTTCGCCGTGGCCCTGCGCGTCCTCGCGGTCGCCAACGTCCGGCTCGGGCGGCTGGACCGCGCCCGCGAGGCTGTCGCGGACATGCTCGCGATCGAGCCGCACTTGACGATCTCGGGCTTCCTCGCACGCATCCCCTTTCCGCTCGAGCGGATGGCGCAGCGCTACGCCGAAGCCTTGGCGATCGCGGGCCTCCCAGCCTGA
- a CDS encoding cytochrome P460 family protein — translation MPSDRRLRGPGALLLACTASGLLVAAARAVDGSGKPAAPIYGVTVPDGYRDWRLIAPALEDAPLNELRAVVGNDRAVTAYRAGTLPFPDGTVLVKLAWERMPSAEFESATVPGRATTVQVMVKDAKRYAATGGWGFGRFIDGKPVDEAQHQTCFACHEARVRNHDYVFTPYAP, via the coding sequence ATGCCCTCTGACCGTCGCCTCCGCGGGCCCGGCGCCCTTCTCCTGGCCTGCACCGCCTCAGGCCTTCTCGTCGCGGCCGCCCGGGCGGTGGACGGGAGCGGCAAGCCCGCCGCGCCGATCTACGGCGTCACCGTTCCGGACGGCTACCGCGACTGGCGCCTGATCGCGCCGGCGCTCGAGGATGCGCCGCTGAACGAACTGCGCGCCGTCGTCGGCAACGACCGGGCCGTGACGGCCTACCGGGCCGGTACGCTGCCGTTCCCGGACGGTACGGTCCTGGTGAAGCTGGCTTGGGAGCGGATGCCGTCCGCGGAGTTCGAGTCGGCGACGGTGCCCGGCCGGGCCACGACCGTGCAGGTCATGGTCAAGGATGCGAAGCGTTACGCCGCGACCGGCGGCTGGGGCTTCGGCCGTTTCATCGACGGCAAGCCGGTGGACGAAGCGCAGCATCAAACCTGCTTCGCCTGCCACGAAGCGCGCGTCAGGAACCATGATTACGTCTTCACCCCGTACGCCCCCTGA
- a CDS encoding MFS transporter, translated as MPSNLMLERFGARLWLARIMITWGLISAATALVVGPISFCAVRFLLGAAEAGFYPGVIFYLTRWFPKAYRARVIALFAVAVPLSNFVGSPISAALLGLDGWLGLRGWQLMSIVEAAPAVVLGLLALRFLPEGPDRAPWLDDAQRRWLTGRLAAERAKQPAVRPSVWQVILDRRVLAAGLIFAGSVGASACLSIWQPQIFKSYGLTTMEIGLLNSVPFGIAAGLMVLWARRSDRTGERAWHVAGPQALTALCLAAALATHGFGPTVAILFLAILGTYAVKGPFWALVTEWLPPGAAAAGIAQINAIGNLGAFVGTYLMGVIKDASGSYALGLLPLALITATGAALALGLDRARPPLIPVLPGERP; from the coding sequence GTGCCCTCGAACCTGATGCTCGAGCGGTTCGGAGCCCGCCTCTGGCTCGCCCGGATCATGATCACCTGGGGGCTGATCTCCGCAGCCACCGCCCTCGTCGTCGGGCCGATCTCGTTCTGCGCGGTGCGCTTCCTTCTGGGCGCGGCCGAGGCCGGCTTCTATCCCGGCGTGATCTTCTACCTGACGCGCTGGTTCCCGAAGGCCTACCGCGCCCGGGTGATCGCCCTCTTCGCCGTGGCCGTGCCCCTGTCGAATTTCGTCGGCTCGCCGATCTCGGCGGCGCTGCTCGGGCTCGACGGCTGGCTGGGCCTGCGCGGCTGGCAGCTGATGTCGATCGTCGAGGCCGCGCCGGCCGTGGTGCTCGGCCTGCTCGCCCTGCGGTTCCTGCCGGAGGGGCCGGACCGGGCGCCCTGGCTCGACGACGCGCAGCGCCGCTGGCTCACCGGGCGCCTGGCGGCCGAGCGCGCGAAGCAGCCGGCGGTCCGACCCTCCGTCTGGCAGGTAATCCTCGACCGGCGCGTGCTGGCCGCGGGCCTGATCTTCGCCGGCAGCGTCGGCGCGAGCGCCTGCCTGTCGATCTGGCAGCCGCAGATCTTCAAGTCCTACGGTCTGACGACGATGGAGATCGGGCTGCTCAACTCGGTGCCGTTCGGGATCGCGGCCGGGTTGATGGTGCTCTGGGCCCGGCGATCGGACCGCACCGGGGAGCGGGCATGGCACGTCGCCGGGCCGCAGGCGCTCACCGCGCTCTGCCTCGCCGCGGCCCTGGCCACCCACGGGTTCGGGCCGACGGTCGCGATCCTGTTCCTGGCGATCCTCGGGACCTACGCGGTCAAGGGCCCGTTCTGGGCGCTGGTCACGGAATGGCTGCCGCCGGGCGCGGCCGCAGCCGGGATCGCGCAGATCAACGCCATCGGCAACCTGGGCGCCTTCGTGGGGACGTACCTGATGGGTGTGATCAAGGATGCGAGCGGCAGCTACGCACTGGGCTTGCTGCCGCTCGCCCTGATCACCGCCACGGGGGCAGCGCTCGCGCTGGGACTGGACCGCGCCCGCCCGCCCCTGATCCCGGTTCTGCCGGGTGAGAGGCCTTAG
- a CDS encoding aspartate dehydrogenase, protein MAPQEASRSPVRGGRVAIAGLGTVGRAVARALDGGAIPGLTLTAVAVRDAGKARAELAAFAQPPEIVTAFDALEPRADIVLECAPSQFLPSIVRPFVTAGKTAVVLSCGALLDNADLVEAARAHGGQIVVPTGALLGLDAVTAAAEGTIHTVRMITRKPVRGLVGAPYLIEHGIEIAGITEPMRVFAGSPREAARGFPANLNVAVALSLAGIGPDRTELEIWADPGLDRNTHRIEVEADAARFAMTIENVPTDENPRTGRITAQSVIAYLRKLAAPLRVGT, encoded by the coding sequence ATGGCACCGCAAGAAGCATCCAGGTCGCCGGTCCGCGGCGGGCGCGTGGCGATCGCCGGCCTGGGCACCGTCGGGCGGGCCGTGGCACGGGCCCTCGACGGCGGCGCCATACCGGGCCTGACCCTGACCGCCGTCGCGGTCCGCGACGCCGGGAAGGCGCGTGCCGAACTCGCGGCGTTCGCTCAGCCGCCCGAGATCGTCACCGCGTTCGATGCCCTCGAGCCGCGGGCCGACATCGTGCTGGAATGCGCGCCGTCGCAGTTTCTCCCGTCGATCGTGCGGCCGTTCGTGACGGCCGGCAAGACGGCCGTGGTGCTGAGCTGCGGGGCGCTCCTCGACAACGCGGACCTCGTGGAGGCCGCCCGCGCCCATGGCGGTCAGATCGTCGTCCCGACCGGCGCCCTGCTCGGCCTCGACGCCGTGACGGCCGCCGCGGAGGGCACGATCCACACGGTGCGCATGATCACCCGCAAGCCCGTCCGCGGCCTCGTCGGCGCGCCCTACCTCATCGAGCACGGCATCGAGATCGCCGGCATCACCGAGCCGATGCGGGTCTTCGCCGGCAGCCCGCGCGAGGCGGCCCGCGGCTTTCCGGCGAATCTGAACGTCGCGGTCGCGCTCTCGCTCGCCGGCATCGGACCGGACCGGACCGAGCTGGAGATCTGGGCCGACCCCGGCCTCGACCGCAACACCCACCGCATCGAGGTCGAGGCCGACGCAGCGCGGTTCGCCATGACGATCGAGAACGTGCCGACCGACGAGAACCCCCGCACGGGCCGCATCACGGCGCAGTCCGTCATCGCCTACCTGCGCAAGCTCGCCGCCCCGCTCCGGGTGGGGACCTGA
- a CDS encoding sensor histidine kinase: MTDADPPVLVLAPTGRDAHVAATLLGEERIATQICGDLTDVVACLDTAACAILTEEALFSSNRQALADWIAAQPPWSDFPFILLTRRGAEPKVHLTDLLGNVSVLERPFHPATLVMAVRSAHRARRRQLEARAYLEERERSAERQTLLIRELHHRVKNTLATVQALLGASSRSATSVEAFYTSFSARVISLAKTHNLLTEDYWQQAPLRDMLMNELGPYNDSEGSRIVLDGPRVDLVGDLAVPTGMAIHELTTNAAKHGALSVPEGRIRISWTVEKTADHQVLCLDWIERGGPPTEPPTRKGFGSTLLQRVLKVQCQAELAFDYQPAGLHFAMRAPLPEMRIVPAY, from the coding sequence ATGACCGATGCTGACCCGCCGGTCCTCGTCCTCGCACCGACGGGCCGCGACGCGCATGTGGCCGCGACCCTCCTCGGCGAGGAGCGGATCGCGACGCAAATCTGCGGCGACCTCACGGACGTCGTGGCGTGCCTCGATACGGCGGCCTGCGCCATCCTCACCGAGGAGGCGCTGTTCTCCTCCAACCGACAGGCCCTGGCGGACTGGATCGCCGCGCAGCCGCCGTGGTCGGACTTTCCGTTCATCCTGCTGACGCGGCGGGGCGCCGAACCCAAGGTCCACCTGACCGACCTCCTCGGGAACGTCAGCGTTCTGGAGCGCCCGTTCCACCCGGCGACGCTGGTGATGGCGGTGCGCTCCGCCCACCGCGCCAGGCGCCGGCAACTCGAGGCGCGCGCCTATCTGGAGGAGCGCGAGCGCTCGGCGGAACGGCAGACCCTCCTGATCCGCGAGCTGCATCATCGTGTGAAGAACACGCTGGCGACGGTCCAGGCTCTGCTGGGCGCGTCGTCCCGATCCGCGACCAGCGTCGAGGCGTTCTACACGTCGTTCTCGGCGCGGGTGATCTCGCTCGCGAAGACGCACAACCTGCTCACCGAGGATTACTGGCAGCAGGCGCCGTTGCGCGACATGCTGATGAACGAACTCGGGCCCTACAACGACAGCGAAGGGTCCCGCATCGTTCTCGACGGTCCCAGGGTCGATCTGGTCGGCGATCTTGCGGTTCCCACCGGGATGGCGATCCACGAACTGACGACGAACGCGGCCAAGCACGGGGCGCTATCCGTCCCGGAAGGTCGCATCCGGATCAGCTGGACGGTCGAGAAGACCGCGGACCATCAGGTGCTGTGTCTCGACTGGATCGAGCGCGGCGGTCCGCCGACGGAGCCGCCGACCCGCAAGGGCTTCGGGTCGACGCTCCTCCAGCGCGTGCTGAAAGTGCAATGCCAGGCCGAGCTGGCCTTCGATTATCAGCCCGCCGGCTTGCACTTCGCGATGCGCGCGCCTTTGCCGGAGATGCGCATCGTCCCCGCCTACTGA